One genomic window of Nerophis lumbriciformis linkage group LG29, RoL_Nlum_v2.1, whole genome shotgun sequence includes the following:
- the rep15 gene encoding rab15 effector protein — MGDSMSKSSMPLQKSSFFLPAKHVNAPPGANSAPPRPSIFSTLRRLPVAKPNDFIPLFSDCIAAATSRTQEYLLFKDPEDKFHPSPEALTQIFLMTYISQSVHLSMTDVFNCTAMTPGQRVLLGADWVWAVLEKPTKNPRIQIAVQVLHPPDKEGDKEEDHLPESCNESVQMAQRESNDRNMYERMVDFCTSVGKDCYALFLFLGKKHDKGNIYGLLSNNFEAAIEKCDKIDRALLENFFKGSRYLHTPSGMMQAIVTKKEGDPLTLMIKFS; from the exons ATGGGGGACAGCATGAGTAAATCATCCATGCCCTTGCAGAAGTCCTCCTTCTTCCTGCCTGCCAAACACGTCAACGCCCCACCCGGCGCCAACAGCGCCCCTCCTCGCCCGAGCATCTTCTCCACGCTGAGACGACTTCCTGTTGCCAAACCTAATGATTTCATACCTCTGTTCAGTGACTGCATCGCTGCCGCCACTTCCAGGACTCAGGAGTACCTGCTTTTCAAGGACCCTGAGGACAAGTTCCACCCCAGTCCCGAGGCGCTGACTCAG ATCTTCCTCATGACCTACATCTCCCAGAGTGTACACCTCAGCATGACGGACGTCTTCAACTGCACAGCCATGACGCCCGGGCAGCGCGTCCTGCTGGGGGCCGACTGGGTGTGGGCCGTGTTGGAGAAGCCCACAAAGAACCCTCGCATTCAGATCGCCGTGCAGGTGCTTCACCCGCCCGACAAGGAGGGTGACAAAGAGGAAGACCATCTCCCGGAGAGCTGCAACGAATCCGTCCAGATGGCCCAGAGGGAGTCCAACGACAGGAACATGTATGAGCGAATGGTGGACTTCTGCACCTCCGTCGGCAAGGACTGCTACGCCCTCTTCTTGTTCTTGGGGAAGAAACACGACAAGGGAAACATCTACGGCCTTCTCAGCAACAACTTTGAGGCGGCCATCGAGAAGTGCGACAAGATCGACCGAGCTCTTCTTGAGAACTTCTTCAAGGGCTCGCGCTACCTGCACACACCTTCTGGAATGATGCAGGCCATCGTCACCAAGAAGGAGGGAGACCCTCTCACCCTCATGATTAAGTTCAGCTAG